The proteins below come from a single Actinomycetota bacterium genomic window:
- a CDS encoding MFS transporter, with protein sequence MQKKDGFIDYLVELPNYLTIFITPIYFLTIGPMLIEMSRDTGFSTENLNLIITFFTIGLVSGQLTSIIYNRFMKKVVILTAGYILQICFLVALSFARDLIVFYVLYVLLGYVAGVIWIQATNYILESKINNKPRLTTIFLSFYPVGNFVAPFIASSLIKNNLNWRYSYYITAFIVLIVLLLYFFVKKINKKENILNETKEKINFKEIFKIRYINIIFILGCTFLFFYVIPETIFATWSATFLRKLRFFEIDKASLAVSIFWMAIFAGRMIVSTFAGKIKSNYIMLVLSAMGVISMAFFVIVKSPVFIYPAIALAGLGCSGIITLGIADASTVYEKGRGLLASIVFAVVNFGTSITPFITKFISARSLSWSVGVAAVFMFLTFLTIIVKIIYEKKNINKAETAI encoded by the coding sequence ATGCAAAAAAAAGACGGATTTATTGACTATCTTGTTGAGCTTCCCAATTATCTCACTATTTTTATAACTCCCATTTACTTTCTTACCATCGGACCTATGCTTATCGAGATGAGCAGAGATACAGGTTTCAGTACTGAAAACTTAAACCTTATTATTACATTCTTTACAATAGGTCTTGTATCTGGACAGCTGACCTCAATAATATATAACCGGTTTATGAAAAAAGTAGTGATTCTTACTGCAGGCTATATTTTGCAGATCTGTTTTTTAGTTGCTTTGAGTTTTGCAAGGGACTTAATTGTTTTTTATGTTTTATATGTATTGTTAGGGTATGTTGCAGGTGTTATCTGGATACAGGCAACCAATTATATTCTGGAAAGTAAAATTAATAATAAGCCACGTCTTACAACTATTTTCCTAAGTTTTTATCCCGTGGGAAATTTTGTAGCGCCTTTTATAGCATCAAGCCTTATAAAAAATAATCTGAACTGGAGATACTCATATTATATAACTGCTTTTATTGTGCTTATAGTTTTGCTGCTATATTTCTTTGTGAAAAAAATAAATAAAAAAGAAAATATCTTAAACGAAACAAAGGAAAAAATAAATTTTAAAGAGATTTTCAAAATCAGATATATCAATATTATTTTTATACTTGGCTGCACTTTTCTTTTCTTCTATGTTATTCCCGAGACGATTTTTGCTACATGGTCGGCCACTTTTTTAAGAAAATTAAGATTTTTTGAAATAGATAAAGCAAGTCTTGCTGTTTCGATATTCTGGATGGCAATTTTTGCCGGCAGGATGATAGTAAGCACGTTTGCAGGAAAAATCAAATCAAATTATATTATGCTTGTCCTTTCTGCAATGGGGGTAATATCAATGGCTTTCTTTGTGATTGTAAAATCTCCTGTATTTATTTATCCGGCAATAGCACTTGCCGGTCTGGGGTGTTCCGGAATTATTACCCTTGGAATTGCTGATGCAAGCACCGTCTATGAGAAAGGCAGGGGTTTGCTTGCAAGCATTGTGTTTGCTGTTGTGAATTTCGGCACTTCAATTACTCCGTTTATTACGAAATTTATTTCAGCCCGAAGTCTCTCCTGGTCTGTGGGTGTAGCGGCCGTATTTATGTTTTTAACTTTCCTGACCATAATCGTTAAAATAATTTATGAGAAGAAAAATATAAATAAGGCAGAGACAGCAATCTGA